The genomic interval GCCCCCGAGGCCTCAACCGTCCACCAAGACACCACGGAAGCAGAAGCAGATGAATGAATCGGATCTCGAGGCACTGCCGGCTGGCGACCCCATCGACCTGCTGGAGCGACCCATCTTGAGCGTCGCGGATGATCGTGGCGTCGTCGCGCACCTGTCGTTGGCGGGGCTGTTGGCGCGAATCGCACGTGGCGACGATGCCGAGCTCGCGCTGCTCATGCCCCATCAGCAACACGCGATGCACGCTTTCGTGGTGCAGCTGATGGCGCTCGTCGCGTCGCGGGCTCCCGCGCGTGACGTGCCCAAGGACGAGGAGGGATGGCGTGCGGCCCTGCGCGCGCACGGTGGTTGCTCAGAGGCCTTTCAGCTCGTCGTCGCGGACCTCGGAAAGCCCGCCTTCATGCAGCCGCCGGTGCCGGAGGGCTCGCTCGACAAGTTCAAGGACGTTCCGACGCCCGACGCGTTGGACATGCTGGTCCTCGCCAAGAACCACGACGTCAAGATGGCGCGCATCCAACGGCCGCGTATCGAGCACTGGGTCTTCGCTCTGATCTCGCTCCAAACGCAGCAGGGGTTCTCTGGTCGCGACAACTACGGTGTCGCGCGCATGAACGGGGGGTTCGGCAATCGGCCTGGCTTCGGGGTCACGCCTTCGCTCGGCTGGACGCCGCGTGTCCTGCGGGACCTGGCGGTCGCGCTCCGGGAGCGCGATGCACTGCTCTCCGATGCACGGCCCTACAGCGCGACGGGACTCGGGCTGGTGTGGCTCACGCCGTGGGACGGCACGGAATCCCTCGAGATGGAAGCCCTCGACCCGTTCTTCATCGAGGTATGTCGGCGCGTGCGTGTCCTGCGGGTGGAGCGCGGCTTGTCCGTGGGCATGACGTCTACGAAGGTGCCTCGCATCTCCAGCAAGGAGTTGCTCGGCAACACAGGTGACCTCTGGACGCCCGTGGACGTGGCGCGCGGGGCGGCGCTCACGCTCCCATCGTCGGGTCTCCACTACGCGCGCATGGCGCAGCTGCTGTTCGACGACGACTGGGTGCGACCGCCGGCGCTCTCTGTTC from Sandaracinaceae bacterium carries:
- a CDS encoding type I-E CRISPR-associated protein Cse1/CasA, which produces MNESDLEALPAGDPIDLLERPILSVADDRGVVAHLSLAGLLARIARGDDAELALLMPHQQHAMHAFVVQLMALVASRAPARDVPKDEEGWRAALRAHGGCSEAFQLVVADLGKPAFMQPPVPEGSLDKFKDVPTPDALDMLVLAKNHDVKMARIQRPRIEHWVFALISLQTQQGFSGRDNYGVARMNGGFGNRPGFGVTPSLGWTPRVLRDLAVALRERDALLSDARPYSATGLGLVWLTPWDGTESLEMEALDPFFIEVCRRVRVLRVERGLSVGMTSTKVPRISSKELLGNTGDLWTPVDVARGAALTLPSSGLHYARMAQLLFDDDWVRPPALSVQAADGSQPLVVARALVRGQGKTEGLHERVILVPAASRGLFARPDGREKLGVLSKGRIEAARALRLKVLKPAVCALLQGGADDLRLDDDRGDWLLDDLDRLIDQDFFPRLFADVERDADDADVGYQQYLRTIGEATLERGIESLPTSASRRERAIAAAEARFAGGMRKNFPRAFEATSTPSHGEETQS